One region of Erythrolamprus reginae isolate rEryReg1 chromosome 8, rEryReg1.hap1, whole genome shotgun sequence genomic DNA includes:
- the YIPF6 gene encoding protein YIPF6 produces MAAAAAAMDGEAAAGDGATKPLFAGLADVSISEDIPVEGEITVPVGSNTPDEDYSTLDEPVKETVMRDLKAVGKKFVHVMYPKKSSALLRDWDLWGPLILCVLLALMLQGGAADSTDDRGPQFAEVFVIIWFGAVVITLNSKLLGGTISFFQSLCVLGYCILPLTVALLVCRLVLIANSGTAGFIVRLLVVITMFGWSTLASTAFLADSQPPNRKALVVYPIFLFYFVISWMILTFAP; encoded by the exons atggcggcggcggcggcggcgatggACGGAGAAGCGGCGGCGGGCGACGGAGCTACGAAGCCGCTG TTTGCAGGTCTTGCAGATGTGTCAATATCAGAAGACATTCCCGTAGAGGGAGAAATTACTGTTCCTGTGGGCTCTAATACCCCAGATGAAGACTATTCCACATTGGATGAACCAGTAAAAGAGACTGTC ATGCGGGATTTAAAAGCAGTTGGAAAGAAATTTGTCCATGTCATGTATCCCAAAAAGAGCAGCGCCCTTCTCAGAGACT GGGATTTATGGGGTCCATTAATCCTGTGTGTTTTACTTGCACT AATGCTTCAGGGAGGAGCAGCAGATAGTACAGACGACAGAGGCCCCCAATTTGCAGAAGTCTTTGTGATCATCTGGTTTGGAGCAGTTGTCATAACACTAAATTCCAAGCTCCTGGGAGGAACCAT ATCTTTCTTCCAGAGTCTTTGTGTCCTGGGCTACTGCATCCTGCCCCTCACCGTGGCTCTTTTGGTCTGCAGGCTTGTCCTGATAGCAAACAGTGGGACTGCTGGCTTCATTGTGCGCCTTTTAGTTGTAATAACAATGTTTGGCTGGTCAACTCTAG CCTCTACGGCCTTCCTGGCAGATAGCCAACCCCCAAACCGCAAAGCTCTGGTCGTCTACCCCATTTTCCTTTTCTACTTCGTCATCAGTTGGATGATTCTCACCTTTGCACCTTAG